One window of Aspergillus oryzae RIB40 DNA, chromosome 3 genomic DNA carries:
- a CDS encoding enoyl-CoA hydratase/isomerase family protein (enoyl-CoA hydratase/isomerase): MAAPQTVTVEYNDNLAIVTLNNQEKLNALSQEDYYKLATTLREIAQHDEVLVTLLIGKGRFFSAGADVTRPPPDAKKTPPRQYWLRALVLNNIDLADAFYTHPKILVTALNGPVIGLSAAVIAHSDFIFATPNAYLLTPFSSLGLVTEGGASLAFVRRLGISKAKEALLSSRRIPVEELQQVGFVNQVLDAGGDEERFREMVLGEIRGRFGDHLVGSSVLEIKRLLREPGDREFGSQAVQEVFGGLRRFVDGIPQAEFRKIATGEKRHKL, translated from the exons ATGGCAGCACCCCAAACCGTCACAGTCGAATACAACGACAACCTCGCCATCGTAACTCTCAACAACCAAGAGAAGCTCAATGCCCTGAGTCAAGAAGACTACTACAAACTAGCCACCACGCTGCGAGAAATCGCCCAGCACGACGAAGTCCTGGTCACGCTGTTAATCGGCAAAGgccgcttcttctccgc AGGCGCAGACGTAACCCGCCCACCACCCGACGCCAAAAAAACCCCACCCCGCCAGTACTGGCTCCGCGCCCTGGTCCTCAACAACATCGACCTAGCCGATGCCTTCTACACCCATCCCAAGATCCTAGTGACAGCCCTGAACGGCCCCGTGATAGGCCTCTCAGCGGCAGTCATCGCGCATTCggacttcatcttcgcaaCACCGAACGCATACCTCCTTACCCCGTTTTCGTCGCTCGGGCTTGTCACCGAGGGCGGGGCCAGTCTCGCCTTTGTGCGCCGTCTTGGGATTAGCAAGGCTAAGGAGGCGTTGCTTTCCAGCCGGAGGATTCCGGTTGAGGAGTTGCAGCAGGTTGGGTTTGTGAATCAGGTGTTGGATGCTGGTGGAGACGAGGAGAGGTTTAGGGAGATGGTGTTGGGTGAGATTCGGGGTCGGTTTGGGGATCATTTGGTGGGTTCGAGTGTTTTGGAGATTAAGAGGTTGCTTCGGGAGCCTGGGGATAGGGAGTTTGGCTCTCAGGCGGTGCAGGAggtttttggggggttgagGAGGTTTGTGGATGGGATTCCTCAGGCGGAGTTCAGGAAGATTGCTACTGGGGAGAAGAGACATAAGCTTTAG
- a CDS encoding uncharacterized protein (predicted protein): MAHQEENPNNPFFEPFTLYCAMVVLLDHPALRLAGYLVLKLFDRRFAAQPRKDDKLDPWTPEIERQYHDFILDGSASEFITRLNTDGKMAEEEGHTWNDPQNEAYLHDHMQDLYETEVEAFHTVTDIQGKDIPQLFACLTVPSSSSSQEPSVNKYIDVSGVLLQYIDGFLLTDIAVHAPREVWQSVCDEAIQIVNRIGDRGILNEDVKMRNFIVQENPGRKFKGFMIDFALCNFRRIFAWKLCLQSICSI, from the exons ATGGCacatcaagaagagaa CCCAAATAACCCGTTTTTTGAACCATTCACGCTTTATTGTGCAATGGTGGTCCTTTTGGACCACCCAGCTCTGAGATTAGCGGGCTATCTAGTGTTGAAGCTCTTCGACCGACGTTTTGCGGCCCAACCCAGAAAGGATGACAAACTTGATCCCTGGACGCCGGAAATCGAACGGCAGTATCATGATTTTATCCTCGATGGTTCTGCTTCAGAATTCATCACCAGACTTAATACTGACGGTAAAatggccgaggaagaaggacatACATGGAATGACCCCCAAAATGAAGCGTATCTGCATGATCACATGCAGGATCTCTACGAGACAGAAGTCGAGGCATTCCACACCGTAACAGACATCCAAGGGAAAGACATCCCTCAGCTATTTGCGTGCCTCACTGTGCCTAGCTCCTCTTCATCGCAGGAACCTTCGGTCAATAAGTATATCGATGTCTCTGGGGTTCTTTTACAGTATATCGACGGATTCCTTTTAACTGATATTGCTGTGCACGCGCCACGAGAGGTCTGGCAGTCTGTCTGtgatgaagctattcagATTGTCAATCGTATAGGGGATAGGGGAATTCTCAATGAGGATGTGAAAATGAGGAACTTTATTGTGCAGGAGAATCCAGGAAGGAAATTCAAGGGGTTTATGATTGATTTTGCATTATGTAATTTCCGCA GAATATTTGCATGGAAGCTTTGTCTACAGTCGATCTGCTCGATATAA
- a CDS encoding uncharacterized protein (predicted protein), which yields MCDLIRDWAGSFLTSDLTPTLIRYDLGTRSLVYRERFKGFVNIDANHTHKMFLTHISGTLVLFLLIIATTLATLTRYTIPIPAETLILETRQQLNDMAAAYSMGTLDDRNGGYYLLDHDGEILAVAADGLCEELDNSMASARRVYEQHSRFDLYSGEVQEVTLQSHDAQLRRSGENSCSHPRCYTHALCETYSDCFVCSSSHHWCY from the exons ATGTGTGACCTGATTCGAGACTGGG CGGGCTCTTTTCTAACCTCCGA CCTCACTCCGACTTTGATTCGGTACGATCTTGGCACTCGAAGCTTAGTATATCGAGAGCGATTCAAAGGATTCGTTAACATCGACGCAAATCAC ACCCATAAAATGTTTCTAACCCACATTTCTGGAACCctcgttctctttctgcTAATCATAGCAACGACCCTCGCAACCCTAACCAGATACACCATCCCCATCCCAGCAGAAACCCTAATCCTAGAAACCCGCCAGCAGCTCAACGACATGGCAGCCGCATACTCAATGGGGACACTGGATGATCGAAACGGCGGGTATTACCTCCTAGACCACGATGGTGAAATTCTAGCCGTGGCAGCAGATGGCCTATGCGAAGAGCTCGACAATTCGATGGCATCGGCAAGAAGAGTCTACGAGCAACATTCACGCTTCGATTTATATAGCGGAGAGGTCCAGGAGGTTACCCTTCAGAGCCATGATGCACAGTTACGGAGAAGTGGGGAGAACTCTTGTTCGCACCCTCGTTGTTATACGCATGCGCTGTGTGAAACTTATAGTGATTGCTTTGTGTGCTCTTCTAGTCATCATTGGTGTTACTGA
- a CDS encoding uncharacterized protein (predicted protein) has product MKLLSVSATYLAIPMALLVSAQRETVTQVGCYTDSANFQNKGSYTYQSPGYCAKLCGKAKTPYMALHDGTECWCGTSLPDKSSLQSDDKCNTSCSGWPDDKCGSDKAWSVYQLPAYTKEASETESASISISLASATPGSNSTASATKSGSVSQSASSAGATPTTSTSAATRRFKPPFFL; this is encoded by the exons atgaagctccTCTCAGTTTCGGCCACCTACCTGGCCATCCCCATGGCCCTGCTTGTCTCCGCCCAGAGGGAGACAGTGACCCAGGTTGGCTGCTACACCGACAGTGCCAATTTTCAAAACAAGGGCTCATACACATACCAAAGTCCGGGATATTGCGCCAAGCTCTGTGGCAAGGCGAAGACACCGTATATGGCCCTGCATGATGGTACCGAATGCTGGTGCGGTACTTCTCTGCCGGACAAGAGCTCTCTCCAGTCGGACGACAAATGCAATACATCCTGTTCCGGATGGCCCGACGATAAGT GTGGTTCCGATAAGGCGTGGTCTGTTTATCAACTTCCTGCCTATACGAAGGAGGCATCTGAGACTGAGTCTGCGTCGATTTCGATCAGCCTTGCAAGCGCTACCCCCGGATCGAACAGCACTGCGTCTGCCACTAAGTCGGGAAGTGTGTCCCAAAGTGCCTCTTCAGCGGGCGCTACTCCCACGACTTCTACCTCGGCTGCGACTCGTCGGTTCAAACCTCCTTTTTTCCTGTAA
- a CDS encoding FAD-binding oxidoreductase (FAD/FMN-containing dehydrogenases), with protein sequence MGNTTSIAGRDCLVSALGGNAGLVAFQNQPLYQTTAVHEYNLNIPVTPAAITYPETAEQIAAVVKCASQYDYKVQARSGGHSFGNYGLGGTDGAVVVDMKYFNQFSMDDQTYEAVIGPGTTLGDVDVELYNNGKRAMAHGVCPTISTGGHFTMGGLGPTARQWGLALDHVEEVEVVLANSSIVRASNTQNQEVFFAVKGAAASFGIVTEFKVRTQPAPGIAVQYSYTFNLGSSAEKAQFIKDWQSFVSAKNLTRQFYTNMVIFDGDIILEGLFFGSKEQYEALRLEERFVPKNPGNILVLTDWLGMVGHALEDTILRLVGNTPTWFYAKSLGFTPDTLIPSSGIDEFFKYIENNKAGTSTWFVTLSLEGGAINDVPADATAYGHRDVLFWVQIFMVSPTGPVSSTTYDFADGLYNVLTKAVPESEGHAYLGCPDPKMANAQQKYWRQNLPRLEELKETLDPKDTFHNPQGILPA encoded by the exons ATGGGAAATACAACCAGTATAGCTGGGCGTGACTGCCTCGTCTCTGCCCTGGGAGGCAATGCGGGTCTCGTCGCCTTTCAAAATCAGCCCCTTTACCAAACCACCGCGGTGCATGAATACAACCTCAACATCCCAGTCACCCCGGCCGCGATTACTTACCCTGAGACCGCAGAGCAGATAGCTGCAGTTGTCAAGTGTGCCTCGCAATATGACTACAAGGTCCAGGCGCGCAGCGGGGGCCATAGCTTTGGAAATTATG GGCTTGGAGGAACGGATGGTGCCGTGGTTGTAGATATGAAATACTTCAACCAATTTTCGATGGACGATCAGACATACGAGGCTGTCATTGGCCCAGGGACGACCCTTGGTGATGTGGATGTCGAGCTCTACAATAACGGGAAGAGAGCAATGGCACACGGTGTTTGTCCAACGATCAGCACCGGAGGGCATTTCACAATGGGAGGCTTGGGCCCTACAGCGCGACAGTGGGGGTTGGCCCTGGACCATGTCGAAGAGGTTGAGGTTGTCTTAGCGAACTCCTCCATTGTCCGGGCTTCGAATACGCAAAACCAAGAGGTCTTCTTCGCTGTCAAAGGTGCTGCTGCCAGCTTTGGCATTGTGACTGAGTTCAAGGTCCGCACCCAGCCGGCACCTGGAATAGCCGTTCAGTATTCATATACCTTCAACCTCGGCAGCAGCGCCGAAAAAGCGCAATTCATTAAGGATTGGCAATCTTTCGTCTCGGCAAAGAACCTTACCCGGCAATTCTATACTAACATGGTAATATTCGACGGAGACATTATCCTGGAAGGGCTATTCTTCGGCTCGAAGGAACAGTACGAGGCCTTAAGGCTGGAAGAGCGTTTTGTGCCGAAGAACCCAGGGAATATCCTGGTCCTGACGGACTGGCTAGGTATGGTTGGCCACGCACTGGAGGATACCATCCTGCGGCTGGTCGGAAATACTCCAACCTGGTTTTATGCGAAATCCCTTGGGTTCACACCCGACACGCTGATACCATCTTCTGGCATCGACGAGTTCTTCAAATATATTGAGAACAACAAGGCTGGCACTTCGACTTGGTTTGTGACACTGAGCCTGGAGGGCGGAGCTATCAATGATGTCCCTGCAGATGCTACGGCCTATGGGCACCGAGATGTGCTTTTCTGGGTTCAGATCTTCATGGTCAGTCCCACGGGCCCTGTTTCCTCAACTACGTACGACTTTGCCGATGGCCTTTACAATGTCCTCACTAAGGCAGTGCCCGAGAGTGAGGGGCATGCGTATCTCGGATGCCCGGATCCTAAGATGGCGAATGCGCAACAGAAATATTGGCGACAGAATCTTCCCCGGTTAGAGGAGTTGAAAGAGACTCTTGATCCAAAGGACACTTTCCATAATCCTCAGGGTATTTTACCAGCCTGA